The following are encoded together in the bacterium genome:
- a CDS encoding PadR family transcriptional regulator, whose translation MPGSDFLSSLSPEAGVLNSGVTVFRYVVLGLLRDGKPRHGYALMKAYRDQVGVQVSTGNFYRELQRLVTEGWVRTVERADGADARQAPYAITPTGAASFDEWFADTNTPPTHTASEDQLSSRILFLAEVSPDVARRLLDRWTDELCRRAKQLEQARTAAQAAAAEHPDRFPVLPILLGRRLRHVTADLALVDELRDAYETWLGEVAPVPDCITTAPRPRGERSHPATASSSLLYPRAGVG comes from the coding sequence ATGCCCGGCAGCGATTTTCTGAGTTCATTGTCGCCAGAGGCCGGCGTCCTTAACTCGGGAGTCACTGTGTTTCGCTACGTCGTTCTCGGACTTCTTCGCGACGGCAAGCCCCGTCACGGGTACGCACTCATGAAGGCCTACCGCGACCAGGTGGGCGTGCAGGTGAGCACCGGGAATTTCTACCGGGAGCTCCAGCGCCTGGTCACGGAGGGCTGGGTCCGCACCGTCGAGCGTGCGGACGGCGCCGATGCCCGACAGGCGCCCTACGCGATCACGCCGACGGGGGCGGCGAGCTTCGACGAGTGGTTCGCCGACACCAACACGCCGCCGACGCACACGGCGTCCGAGGACCAGCTCTCCTCACGCATCCTGTTCCTCGCCGAGGTGAGCCCCGACGTCGCCCGGCGCCTGCTCGACCGCTGGACGGACGAGCTCTGTCGCCGCGCGAAGCAGCTCGAGCAGGCACGCACCGCCGCCCAGGCGGCGGCCGCCGAGCATCCCGATCGCTTTCCGGTGCTGCCGATCCTTCTGGGACGTCGGCTGCGCCACGTCACGGCCGACCTGGCCCTCGTGGACGAGCTCCGCGACGCCTACGAGACCTGGCTCGGCGAAGTCGCGCCGGTGCCCGATTGCATCACCACGGCACCGCGCCCGCGCGGTGAGCGGTCCCACCCCGCCACCGCTTCTTCGTCCCTCCTCTACCCGCGCGCGGGCGTCGGCTGA
- a CDS encoding DUF1329 domain-containing protein encodes MKRTARFPLALVAALGIVAAAVSPGAADDKPWILDANNWQEGKDLLPEPVLKRLQDGQYWFKVVPVDPVAYKNNYAKKFWDQTASNEGKYDLGPNCGLRDKETGKIPDFLIGLPFPKIDKNDPEVACKIAQNFAFAGSQGGGGGATFSLNGVDTGGEFRKVKAFIHAMGYQGRIDGKIENNPENLAGQAIGAAIEPIDVEGVSTLTKRYWDWESQDAIWAYVPSTRRARRVNAASRSDPVAGLDIFSDDLNCYAGKIEYYQWKLVGEGTILAPVLRPEPFPMTPAGPSRFTINTPYMQAGYEKPGSKGAPWWIQDNLVFVPRPVWIIEGQSSDPYYNFGKVIMYFDKDIYRIYWKLVHNRAGEYFYTAACGYHFVKDGETFSAVYPNLVIGVNDKTNRAALGGRYQSSFVERKWDPNYFSLRTLTRLTD; translated from the coding sequence ATGAAGAGAACGGCCCGCTTTCCGCTCGCGCTCGTCGCGGCGCTCGGCATCGTCGCTGCGGCCGTGTCGCCGGGCGCGGCCGACGACAAGCCGTGGATCCTCGACGCGAACAACTGGCAGGAGGGCAAGGACCTGCTGCCGGAGCCCGTGCTGAAGCGCCTCCAGGACGGCCAGTACTGGTTCAAGGTCGTCCCGGTCGACCCCGTCGCATACAAGAACAACTACGCGAAGAAGTTCTGGGATCAGACGGCGTCCAACGAAGGCAAGTACGACCTCGGTCCCAATTGCGGCCTGCGCGACAAGGAGACGGGCAAGATCCCGGACTTCCTGATCGGCCTGCCGTTCCCGAAGATCGACAAGAACGACCCCGAGGTCGCCTGCAAGATCGCGCAGAACTTCGCCTTCGCCGGCTCGCAGGGCGGCGGCGGCGGCGCGACGTTCAGCCTGAACGGCGTCGACACCGGCGGCGAGTTCCGCAAGGTCAAGGCGTTCATCCATGCGATGGGCTATCAGGGCCGCATCGACGGCAAGATCGAGAACAACCCCGAGAATCTCGCCGGCCAGGCGATCGGCGCCGCCATCGAGCCGATCGACGTCGAGGGCGTCTCGACGCTCACGAAGCGCTATTGGGACTGGGAGAGCCAGGACGCGATCTGGGCCTACGTGCCGTCGACCCGCCGCGCGCGCCGCGTGAACGCCGCCTCGCGCTCCGATCCGGTCGCGGGCCTCGACATCTTCTCCGACGACCTCAACTGCTACGCCGGGAAGATCGAGTACTATCAGTGGAAGCTCGTCGGCGAGGGCACCATCCTCGCGCCGGTGCTGCGCCCCGAGCCGTTCCCGATGACGCCCGCGGGACCGTCCCGCTTCACCATCAACACGCCCTACATGCAGGCGGGTTACGAGAAGCCCGGCAGCAAGGGTGCGCCGTGGTGGATCCAGGACAATCTCGTCTTCGTGCCGCGACCGGTGTGGATCATCGAAGGACAGTCGAGTGACCCGTACTACAACTTCGGCAAGGTCATCATGTACTTCGACAAGGACATCTACCGCATCTACTGGAAGCTCGTGCACAATCGCGCCGGCGAGTACTTCTACACCGCCGCCTGCGGCTACCACTTCGTGAAGGACGGCGAGACGTTCTCCGCCGTCTACCCGAACCTGGTCATCGGCGTGAACGACAAGACGAACCGCGCCGCGCTGGGCGGTCGCTATCAGTCCTCGTTCGTCGAGCGGAAGTGGGATCCGAACTACTTCTCGCTCCGCACGCTCACACGCCTCACCGACTGA
- a CDS encoding SDR family NAD(P)-dependent oxidoreductase — protein MMLLEGKVAVITGAGRGLGREEALLMAKLGAKVVVNDLGAHFDGTGAPTGSPAQEVVAEIKKNGGEAVANGDSVTDFNAAKRIIECAIDTFGKVNIVVNNAGILRDRMIFNMDEESWDAVVAVHLKGTFAMSRHACEYWREEHKKGNILNGRIINTASDAGLLGNVGQSNYGACKAAVAVMAIIIGQEMKKYGVTANAIAPVARTRLTTDATPSTAGLLGGEVKPGDFDAWGPQNVAPLVAWLGSDDAAGCNGQVFRVAGRNVWPMKGWHSAGKVQNSELATWDAAKLGTALKAELAKGNTKAESMADIFMGGM, from the coding sequence CTGATGCTTCTCGAAGGTAAGGTCGCAGTCATCACCGGAGCGGGCCGGGGCCTCGGTCGTGAAGAGGCGCTGCTCATGGCCAAGCTCGGCGCGAAGGTCGTCGTCAACGACCTCGGCGCGCACTTCGACGGCACCGGCGCCCCCACCGGCTCCCCCGCGCAGGAGGTCGTCGCGGAGATCAAGAAGAACGGCGGCGAGGCCGTCGCCAACGGCGACAGCGTCACCGACTTCAACGCCGCCAAGCGCATCATCGAGTGCGCGATCGACACCTTCGGCAAGGTGAACATCGTCGTCAACAACGCCGGCATCCTTCGCGACCGCATGATCTTCAACATGGACGAGGAGAGCTGGGACGCGGTCGTCGCGGTGCACCTGAAGGGCACGTTCGCGATGTCGCGCCATGCCTGCGAGTACTGGCGCGAGGAGCACAAGAAGGGGAACATCCTGAACGGCCGCATCATCAACACGGCCTCGGATGCGGGCCTCCTCGGCAACGTCGGCCAGTCGAACTACGGCGCCTGCAAGGCCGCCGTCGCGGTCATGGCCATCATCATCGGCCAGGAGATGAAGAAGTACGGCGTCACGGCGAACGCGATCGCGCCCGTCGCCCGTACCCGCCTCACGACCGATGCCACCCCGTCGACCGCCGGCCTCCTCGGCGGCGAGGTGAAGCCGGGCGACTTCGACGCCTGGGGTCCGCAGAACGTCGCGCCGCTCGTCGCCTGGCTCGGCAGCGACGACGCCGCCGGGTGCAACGGTCAGGTCTTCCGCGTCGCCGGTCGCAACGTGTGGCCGATGAAGGGCTGGCACTCCGCCGGCAAGGTGCAGAACTCCGAGCTCGCCACCTGGGACGCCGCCAAGCTCGGCACGGCGCTCAAGGCGGAGCTCGCCAAGGGCAACACCAAGGCCGAGTCGATGGCCGACATCTTCATGGGCGGCATGTGA
- a CDS encoding low molecular weight protein arginine phosphatase, which translates to MTAPAGPARRRVLIVCHANTSRSIIAEALLLRMVRERGLDHRLEVGSGGIAPYARDGSLVSLDAKFVLREVGIPDPPKPGATDLKRNTHLIAAADVILVMTDEQRRMLAAFPEAEGKRVLTLRELGGTSGDIADPAMQSDDVFRQCRIDIAECLERGLDRLLED; encoded by the coding sequence ATGACGGCACCCGCCGGCCCCGCGCGCCGGCGGGTGCTCATCGTCTGTCACGCCAACACGAGCCGCAGCATCATCGCCGAGGCGCTGCTGCTGCGCATGGTTCGCGAGCGCGGCCTGGATCATCGGCTCGAGGTCGGCTCGGGAGGCATCGCTCCCTATGCCCGCGACGGCAGCCTGGTCTCGCTGGATGCCAAGTTCGTGCTGCGCGAAGTGGGCATCCCGGACCCGCCGAAGCCGGGGGCGACCGACCTCAAGCGCAACACCCATCTGATCGCCGCCGCCGACGTCATCCTGGTCATGACGGACGAGCAGCGGCGCATGCTGGCCGCGTTCCCCGAGGCCGAGGGCAAGCGCGTCTTGACCCTTCGCGAGTTGGGTGGCACCTCGGGCGACATCGCCGACCCCGCCATGCAGAGCGACGACGTCTTCCGCCAGTGCCGGATCGACATCGCCGAGTGTCTCGAGCGTGGGCTGGATCGCCTGCTGGAGGATTGA
- a CDS encoding DUF4340 domain-containing protein, translating to MTVRGTLGLVAVLVVLLALVWIGERSAPPPGAPAIDAPPLLAAAPSSVTRLEWVDRGRRLILVRAPGGWIDVAGRPWRSNAPGDLLEALTTLRPVAVVSADTTTLGEYGLGADASRLEVLGADGEAVLRLDLGKRNPAWTGVYVRREGTSEVLLVGALLHWELRKLRDAEPIPETLTTAGETGERGSPPESPIRREVP from the coding sequence ATGACGGTGCGCGGCACGCTCGGGCTCGTCGCCGTGCTCGTCGTGCTGCTGGCGCTCGTGTGGATCGGCGAGCGCAGCGCGCCGCCGCCGGGCGCGCCGGCAATCGATGCACCGCCGCTACTCGCGGCAGCGCCGTCGTCGGTGACGCGGCTCGAATGGGTCGATCGCGGCAGGCGTCTCATTCTCGTGCGCGCGCCCGGCGGCTGGATCGACGTCGCGGGGCGCCCGTGGCGATCGAACGCGCCGGGGGACCTCTTGGAGGCCCTCACGACGCTTCGGCCCGTCGCGGTCGTCTCCGCGGATACCACCACGCTAGGCGAGTACGGTCTTGGTGCCGACGCGTCGCGCCTGGAGGTCCTCGGAGCCGATGGCGAGGCCGTGCTTCGTCTCGACCTCGGCAAGCGGAATCCGGCCTGGACCGGCGTCTACGTGCGACGCGAGGGCACGAGCGAGGTCCTCCTCGTCGGCGCATTGCTGCACTGGGAGCTGCGCAAGCTGCGCGACGCGGAACCCATCCCGGAAACCTTGACAACCGCAGGAGAAACGGGCGAACGAGGGTCCCCACCCGAGTCCCCGATCCGCAGGGAGGTCCCATGA